From Streptomyces sp. NBC_00775, one genomic window encodes:
- a CDS encoding GNAT family N-acetyltransferase: MSDAYVLRVAEDTADREACFAVRKEVFVGEQGVPEDLEYDAYDAGALHVLAVREDGVPLGTGRLLSGEAAASKTDGDLTVGSLGRLAVTKAARGLGVGAALVGAIEDAARARGLAAVDLHAQTQALGFYERLGYVAYGAEFPDAGMPHRAMRKAL, encoded by the coding sequence GTGAGCGACGCGTACGTGCTGCGGGTGGCCGAGGACACCGCCGACCGCGAGGCCTGCTTCGCGGTGCGCAAGGAGGTCTTCGTCGGCGAACAGGGCGTACCCGAGGACCTTGAGTACGACGCCTACGACGCCGGTGCCCTGCATGTGCTGGCCGTGCGGGAGGACGGGGTGCCGCTGGGCACCGGGCGGCTCCTGTCCGGCGAGGCCGCGGCCTCGAAGACCGACGGTGACCTGACGGTCGGCTCGCTCGGTCGGCTCGCCGTGACCAAGGCGGCGCGCGGGCTCGGCGTCGGCGCCGCGCTGGTGGGCGCCATCGAGGACGCGGCACGCGCGCGTGGACTGGCCGCGGTGGATCTGCACGCCCAGACGCAGGCGCTGGGGTTCTACGAGCGGCTCGGGTACGTGGCGTACGGGGCGGAGTTCCCGGACGCCGGGATGCCGCACCGGGCGATGCGCAAAGCCCTGTAA
- a CDS encoding TraR/DksA family transcriptional regulator: protein MVAKKTAVQQSASGRSTGPAAKDVGGKKTTQGAPATDAVKPVKTASRTATKAVTKAATKKTATTKTATKKAATTKTATTKTATTKAETAKSASTETAARKAASTKAAASKTASTETAASKAAAKKATVKKTAAAATKAVAKKAAGKKTAAKKSTSTAKKAVASAAEGAAQAAKTTGATTVVAKKTPGTATAAKKPTPLPKARLAAAEPGELAVRPGEDPWTPEEVAEARAELQSEALRLSTEISSSEEALVGLMRDSGDGAGDDQADTGTKNITREHEMALAANAREMLEQTERALERLDAGTYGLCENCGNPIGKARMQAFPRATLCVECKQKQERRY from the coding sequence AGTCGGCGTCCGGCAGATCCACGGGTCCGGCGGCCAAGGATGTGGGTGGGAAGAAGACCACGCAGGGGGCGCCCGCGACGGACGCGGTCAAGCCGGTGAAGACGGCTTCCAGGACGGCGACCAAGGCGGTGACCAAGGCGGCGACGAAGAAAACGGCCACTACGAAGACCGCGACCAAGAAAGCGGCCACCACGAAGACGGCGACCACGAAGACGGCCACCACCAAGGCCGAGACGGCCAAATCGGCGTCTACGGAGACGGCGGCGAGGAAGGCGGCGTCTACGAAGGCAGCGGCTTCGAAAACGGCATCCACGGAGACTGCGGCTTCGAAGGCGGCCGCCAAGAAGGCCACCGTGAAGAAGACGGCGGCAGCGGCGACGAAGGCGGTGGCCAAGAAGGCGGCCGGGAAGAAGACCGCGGCCAAGAAGAGCACCAGTACGGCCAAGAAGGCGGTCGCTTCCGCGGCCGAGGGTGCGGCCCAGGCCGCGAAGACGACGGGAGCCACGACGGTGGTTGCGAAGAAGACTCCTGGCACGGCCACGGCGGCGAAGAAGCCCACCCCGCTCCCCAAGGCGCGGCTCGCGGCGGCGGAGCCCGGCGAGCTCGCGGTGCGCCCCGGTGAGGACCCCTGGACCCCGGAAGAGGTCGCTGAGGCGCGCGCGGAGCTGCAGTCGGAGGCGCTGCGGCTGAGCACCGAGATCTCGTCGTCGGAGGAGGCGCTCGTGGGTCTGATGCGCGACTCCGGTGACGGCGCGGGCGACGACCAGGCGGACACGGGCACGAAGAACATCACGCGTGAGCACGAGATGGCCCTCGCGGCCAACGCGCGCGAGATGCTGGAGCAGACCGAGCGCGCGCTGGAGCGCCTGGACGCGGGCACGTACGGGCTCTGCGAGAACTGCGGCAACCCCATCGGCAAGGCGCGGATGCAGGCCTTCCCGCGGGCCACCCTGTGCGTCGAGTGCAAGCAGAAGCAGGAACGCCGCTACTGA
- a CDS encoding mechanosensitive ion channel family protein — protein sequence MENVLRPLIVIGGSVVLTLLVGWVVDRLLRRADDRHHEATPLWGLLRRARVPLQLVLFAALLRGSYDRAKLLTDHRIGVGRTLTLLLIGSLAWLLVRIATAVVETSYTRYATAHRDPARVRRVRTQVTLIQRVVSAIVAVVAVASMLLTFPAMRAAGASLLASAGILGIVAGVAAQSTLANLFAGLQIAFGDMVRLGDTVVVDGEWGTVDEITLTFLTVRTWDERRITMPVSYFTSKPFENWSRGSVQMTGIVFFHVDHSAPVEAMREQLRDILRECPAWDGRNFGLAVTDSTPNTMQVRALVTAKDPDDIWTVRVTVRERMIRWLTEEHPYALPRVNTADAVLSPGSTSRAERGDSDGADGAAARPDHGHTAHEPPRTGPGRG from the coding sequence ACCGGCACCACGAGGCCACCCCGCTGTGGGGCCTGCTCCGCCGCGCCCGTGTCCCCCTCCAGCTCGTGCTGTTCGCGGCCCTGCTGAGAGGCTCCTACGACCGGGCGAAGCTCCTGACGGACCACCGGATCGGCGTCGGCCGGACCCTGACGCTGCTCCTCATCGGGTCCCTCGCGTGGCTGTTGGTACGCATCGCGACGGCGGTCGTCGAGACCTCCTACACCCGCTACGCGACCGCCCACCGCGACCCGGCGCGGGTCCGCCGGGTGCGCACGCAGGTGACGCTGATCCAGCGCGTGGTGTCCGCGATCGTCGCCGTGGTGGCGGTCGCGTCGATGCTGCTCACCTTCCCCGCGATGCGCGCCGCCGGTGCCTCGCTGCTGGCCTCGGCCGGCATCCTCGGCATCGTCGCCGGTGTCGCCGCACAGTCCACGCTCGCCAACCTCTTCGCCGGGTTGCAGATCGCCTTCGGCGACATGGTCCGCCTCGGCGACACCGTCGTGGTGGACGGCGAGTGGGGCACGGTCGACGAGATCACGCTGACGTTCCTGACGGTACGGACGTGGGACGAGCGCCGGATCACCATGCCGGTCTCGTACTTCACCTCGAAGCCCTTCGAGAACTGGTCGCGCGGCAGCGTCCAGATGACCGGCATCGTCTTCTTCCACGTCGACCACTCCGCGCCCGTGGAGGCGATGCGCGAGCAGCTGCGCGACATCCTGCGCGAGTGCCCGGCCTGGGACGGCCGTAACTTCGGCCTGGCCGTCACGGACTCGACGCCCAACACCATGCAGGTACGCGCCCTGGTCACCGCGAAGGACCCGGACGACATCTGGACGGTACGGGTCACGGTCCGCGAGCGGATGATCCGCTGGCTGACCGAGGAGCACCCCTACGCACTCCCCCGCGTCAACACGGCGGACGCGGTGCTATCGCCGGGCAGTACCTCGCGTGCGGAGCGCGGCGATTCCGACGGGGCGGACGGGGCGGCAGCGCGTCCGGATCACGGCCACACCGCACACGAACCACCACGGACGGGCCCCGGCCGCGGTTGA
- the lspA gene encoding signal peptidase II, which translates to MTEAERIIGTPDIPGAAGAEPEQSDENAASGDRSASDEPATDERPKGRRRIAVLFTVAALAYALDLVSKMIVVAKLEHHAPIEIVGDWLKFEAIRNAGAAFGFGEAFTVIFTVIAAAVIVVIARLARKLYSLPWAIALGLLLGGALGNLTDRIFRSPGVFEGAVVDFIAPKHFAVFNLADSAIVCGGILIVLLSFRGLDPDGTVHKD; encoded by the coding sequence GTGACAGAGGCGGAGCGCATCATCGGTACGCCGGACATCCCAGGGGCGGCGGGGGCCGAGCCGGAGCAGTCCGACGAGAACGCGGCGTCGGGCGACCGGTCCGCCTCGGACGAGCCGGCCACGGACGAGCGGCCCAAGGGCAGGCGCAGGATCGCCGTCCTGTTCACGGTCGCGGCCCTGGCGTACGCCCTCGACCTCGTCAGCAAGATGATCGTGGTCGCGAAGCTGGAGCACCACGCGCCGATCGAGATCGTCGGGGACTGGCTGAAGTTCGAGGCGATCCGCAACGCGGGCGCGGCCTTCGGCTTCGGCGAGGCCTTCACCGTCATCTTCACGGTGATCGCCGCCGCCGTGATCGTGGTCATCGCCCGGCTCGCCCGCAAGCTCTACAGCCTGCCCTGGGCGATCGCGCTGGGCCTGCTGCTGGGCGGCGCGCTCGGCAACCTGACCGACCGGATCTTCCGCTCGCCGGGCGTCTTCGAGGGCGCGGTCGTCGACTTCATCGCGCCCAAGCACTTCGCGGTCTTCAACCTGGCCGACTCGGCGATCGTCTGCGGCGGCATCCTGATCGTGCTGCTGTCCTTCCGCGGGCTGGACCCGGACGGCACGGTCCACAAGGACTGA
- a CDS encoding RluA family pseudouridine synthase, protein MSTIPEIRNLPVPDGLEGERVDAAISRMFGFSRTKAAELAAAGKVTVDGSVVGKSERVHGGAWLEVEMPQAPAPVQIVAEPVEGMEIVHDDDDIVVIVKPVGVAAHPSPGWTGPTVIGGLAAAGYRISTSGAAERQGIVHRLDVGTSGLMVVAKSERAYTSLKRQFKERTVDKRYHSLVQGHPDPMSGTIDAPIGRHPNHDYKWAVTAEGKPSVTHYDLIEAFRAASLLDIKLETGRTHQIRVHMAAHRHPCVGDLTYGADPTIAKRLGLTRQWLHAVRLGFEHPGDGQWAEFASDYPEDLQNALDKVREESNA, encoded by the coding sequence GTGAGCACGATTCCCGAGATCCGTAACCTGCCCGTGCCCGACGGCCTGGAGGGCGAGCGCGTCGACGCCGCCATCTCCCGTATGTTCGGCTTCTCCCGCACGAAGGCCGCCGAGCTCGCCGCGGCGGGGAAGGTCACGGTCGACGGCTCGGTGGTCGGAAAGTCCGAGCGGGTGCACGGCGGCGCCTGGCTCGAGGTGGAGATGCCGCAGGCGCCCGCGCCCGTGCAGATCGTCGCCGAGCCCGTCGAGGGCATGGAGATCGTCCACGACGACGACGACATCGTCGTGATCGTCAAGCCGGTCGGTGTGGCCGCCCACCCGAGTCCCGGCTGGACCGGTCCGACGGTGATCGGCGGACTCGCGGCGGCCGGGTACCGGATCTCGACCTCGGGTGCCGCCGAGCGCCAGGGCATCGTGCACCGGCTGGATGTCGGCACCTCCGGGCTGATGGTCGTGGCCAAGTCGGAGCGTGCGTACACCTCGCTGAAGCGGCAGTTCAAGGAACGCACGGTCGACAAGCGTTACCACTCGCTGGTCCAGGGACACCCCGACCCGATGAGCGGCACCATCGACGCGCCCATCGGCCGGCATCCGAACCACGACTACAAGTGGGCGGTGACGGCCGAGGGCAAGCCGTCCGTCACGCACTACGACCTGATCGAGGCGTTCCGCGCGGCCAGCCTGCTCGACATCAAGCTGGAGACCGGGCGCACCCACCAGATCCGTGTCCATATGGCCGCCCACCGGCACCCCTGCGTGGGTGACCTGACCTACGGCGCGGACCCGACGATCGCCAAGCGGCTCGGCCTCACCCGGCAGTGGCTGCACGCGGTGCGGCTCGGCTTCGAGCACCCCGGCGACGGGCAGTGGGCGGAGTTCGCCAGCGACTACCCCGAGGACCTGCAGAACGCGCTCGACAAGGTCCGCGAGGAGAGCAACGCGTGA
- a CDS encoding Na+/H+ antiporter: MDQLALLFVLLLGAVVSVPLGDRFGLPAPVLMTLLGIVLAVADFVPNVSIPPDLILPLLLPPLLYAAVRRTSWRQFAANKRPIFLLAVALVFVTTFAVAAVASSIVPGLPIAAAVALGALVAPPDPVAATAVAGQLGLPRRLVSILEGEGLFNDVTAIVLYHVAIAAAVSGTFSPWGAGLDLVLSAVVAVAVGLALGWAANKLMDLLGDATLQIGMTLLVPYASYVLAEELHGSGVLAVLTTALFLAEYATHADDVMTRLAGSTVWDVVDTLVTGVAFGLIGLELHNAIRTAAGRWGEMLGWAAAIVVVVVLVRLVWLLPATWLTKRLHAKRDYDEEIPTSWRETVVMWWSGMRGVASVALALAIPLEMDDGSPFPDRDEIVFIAFGVIMATLVLQGLTLPWLVRKLGVRADTDVEKAFEKELAIRAAKAAKRRLREIEQVEELPEEVSEQLLRRAFDIGVRISPDMGDEERREASVQRARRMKRMRRIQGEMMSAARHEVLSARNEPGADPEIVDRVLRHLDVRSLR; this comes from the coding sequence GTGGATCAGTTGGCCCTGCTGTTCGTGCTGCTGCTCGGGGCCGTGGTGAGCGTCCCGCTCGGAGACCGGTTCGGTCTGCCGGCGCCGGTGCTGATGACGCTCCTCGGGATCGTCCTCGCGGTGGCCGATTTCGTGCCGAACGTGAGCATCCCGCCCGACCTGATCCTGCCCCTGCTGCTGCCGCCGTTGCTGTACGCGGCGGTGCGGCGCACGTCCTGGCGGCAGTTCGCGGCCAACAAACGGCCGATCTTCCTGCTCGCCGTGGCGCTGGTGTTCGTCACCACCTTCGCCGTGGCCGCCGTCGCGAGCTCGATCGTGCCGGGGCTGCCGATCGCCGCCGCCGTGGCGCTCGGCGCGCTCGTGGCGCCGCCCGACCCGGTCGCCGCGACCGCCGTCGCGGGACAGCTCGGACTGCCGCGCCGGCTGGTGTCGATCCTGGAGGGGGAGGGGCTCTTCAACGACGTGACGGCCATCGTGCTCTATCACGTCGCGATCGCCGCCGCCGTCAGCGGCACCTTCTCGCCCTGGGGCGCCGGGCTGGACCTCGTACTGTCCGCCGTCGTCGCCGTCGCTGTCGGGCTCGCGCTCGGCTGGGCCGCGAACAAGCTGATGGACCTGCTCGGCGACGCCACGCTGCAGATCGGGATGACGCTGCTGGTGCCGTACGCCTCGTATGTCCTGGCCGAGGAGCTGCACGGGTCCGGAGTGCTCGCCGTGCTCACCACCGCACTGTTCCTGGCGGAGTACGCCACCCACGCCGACGACGTCATGACCCGGCTCGCCGGGTCGACCGTGTGGGACGTGGTGGACACGCTCGTCACCGGGGTCGCCTTCGGGCTCATCGGTCTTGAGCTGCACAACGCGATCCGGACAGCGGCCGGGCGCTGGGGCGAGATGCTGGGCTGGGCCGCCGCGATCGTCGTTGTCGTCGTGCTCGTACGGCTGGTGTGGCTGCTGCCGGCGACGTGGCTGACGAAACGGCTGCACGCCAAGCGGGACTACGACGAGGAGATCCCGACGTCATGGCGGGAGACCGTGGTGATGTGGTGGTCGGGGATGCGCGGGGTCGCCTCCGTCGCCCTGGCGCTGGCGATTCCGCTGGAGATGGACGACGGTTCGCCGTTCCCCGACCGGGACGAGATCGTGTTCATCGCGTTCGGGGTGATCATGGCGACGCTGGTGCTTCAGGGGCTCACGCTGCCGTGGTTGGTCAGGAAGCTCGGGGTGCGGGCCGACACCGACGTCGAGAAGGCCTTCGAGAAGGAGCTGGCGATCCGTGCCGCGAAGGCCGCGAAGCGGAGGCTGCGGGAGATCGAGCAGGTGGAGGAGCTGCCGGAGGAGGTGTCCGAGCAGCTGCTGCGCAGAGCCTTCGACATCGGGGTGCGGATCAGTCCCGACATGGGGGACGAGGAGCGGCGCGAGGCATCTGTGCAGCGGGCTCGACGGATGAAGCGGATGCGGCGGATTCAGGGGGAGATGATGAGCGCGGCTCGGCATGAGGTGCTGTCCGCGCGGAATGAGCCGGGGGCGGATCCGGAGATCGTGGACCGGGTGCTTCGGCATCTCGACGTGCGGAGCCTGCGGTGA